One genomic segment of Corynebacterium durum includes these proteins:
- a CDS encoding aldehyde dehydrogenase family protein: protein MTPVFAPTESALLSHVFSGKGSPEAPASLFIDGQWVPAESGATRTITNPADRSVVGVVSEASDVDTEKAIRAARIAFDAGDWSATPASERGKILVKVAEAIRTHKDEFAAAESADTGKRLVESKYDMDDIANAFDYFGALIQQDSGRVVGVGDPAVRSRIDNEPVGVCALITPWNYPLLQVSWKVAPALAAGNTFVLKQAELTPHTAMMLMTVLAEAGVPAGVANLITGAGASCGTPLSTSPLVDMVSFTGGLVTGRLIARNAADTIKRTALELGGKNPNVIFADADFDAAVDNALNGAFVHSGQVCSAGARIVVEESLHDKFVDELVRRTKNIKLGGPLDPDAETGPLISSEHLDKVAAYVDTARAQGATILTGGRRADASDNTSSHGTGNTDLSQGEFYLPTIIDGCTSDMDCVHDEAFGPTVTIETFTTEDEAVAIANDTEYGLAGAVWSSNPGTTERVAARLRHGTIWINDFHPYLPQAEWGGMKMSGNGRELGPTGLAEYQEHKHVYHNIAPGVTGWFAQ from the coding sequence ATGACACCTGTGTTCGCCCCGACCGAGTCCGCTCTGCTTAGCCACGTCTTTAGTGGTAAGGGTTCCCCTGAGGCACCGGCATCGCTGTTTATCGACGGCCAGTGGGTTCCGGCCGAAAGTGGCGCCACCCGCACCATCACCAACCCTGCGGATCGCAGTGTGGTGGGTGTGGTGTCAGAGGCATCCGATGTGGACACGGAAAAGGCCATCCGCGCGGCTCGTATTGCGTTTGATGCTGGCGATTGGTCCGCCACTCCAGCATCCGAGCGAGGAAAAATCCTGGTCAAGGTTGCCGAGGCCATCCGCACACACAAGGACGAGTTTGCCGCCGCCGAGTCAGCCGATACCGGGAAGCGACTCGTAGAGTCGAAGTACGACATGGACGATATTGCCAACGCCTTCGACTATTTTGGTGCCCTTATCCAGCAGGATTCGGGCCGCGTGGTGGGCGTAGGTGACCCCGCCGTGCGTTCCCGCATTGATAACGAGCCGGTAGGCGTGTGTGCCCTGATTACTCCCTGGAATTACCCGTTGCTGCAGGTGTCGTGGAAAGTCGCCCCGGCGTTGGCTGCGGGTAATACGTTTGTGCTGAAGCAGGCTGAGCTGACACCGCACACGGCGATGATGCTCATGACGGTTCTCGCCGAAGCCGGGGTCCCCGCAGGGGTGGCCAACCTGATCACCGGCGCGGGTGCTAGCTGCGGCACGCCGCTATCCACCAGCCCACTGGTGGATATGGTGTCCTTCACGGGCGGGCTGGTCACCGGCAGGCTCATCGCCCGAAACGCGGCGGACACCATCAAACGCACTGCCCTAGAACTGGGTGGCAAGAACCCCAACGTCATTTTCGCCGACGCGGATTTCGATGCTGCGGTGGATAACGCCCTAAACGGCGCGTTTGTGCACTCCGGCCAGGTGTGTTCCGCAGGCGCGCGCATCGTGGTTGAGGAATCCCTGCACGATAAGTTCGTCGACGAACTAGTGCGACGCACTAAGAATATTAAGCTCGGCGGCCCCCTGGACCCGGACGCAGAGACTGGTCCGCTCATTTCTTCCGAGCACCTGGATAAGGTTGCTGCCTATGTGGACACTGCCCGCGCACAGGGTGCCACTATTCTCACTGGTGGTCGGCGTGCCGACGCCTCGGATAACACCAGCAGCCACGGCACCGGCAACACCGATCTCAGCCAGGGCGAATTTTACCTGCCCACTATAATTGACGGCTGCACCTCAGACATGGATTGCGTACACGATGAGGCCTTCGGCCCCACCGTCACCATTGAAACGTTCACCACCGAGGACGAGGCCGTGGCCATTGCCAATGACACGGAATATGGGCTGGCCGGGGCCGTGTGGTCCAGCAACCCGGGAACCACCGAACGTGTGGCGGCGCGGCTACGGCATGGCACGATCTGGATCAACGACTTCCACCCCTACCTCCCCCAGGCCGAATGGGGCGGCATGAAGATGTCCGGCAACGGCCGTGAGCTGGGCCCCACCGGGCTGGCCGAATACCAGGAGCACAAGCATGTGTACCACAACATTGCACCAGGTGTAACGGGCTGGTTTGCCCAGTAA
- the betT gene encoding choline BCCT transporter BetT, producing MVGSFRAAPAPDEAPETGIPRPTTNWPVFIISALGILSVTIWAAVAGDSAERTLVGVTTWIATNLGWFYILTATIIVVFVLFIGLSQSGKIRLGPDHSRPQFRLFSWAAMLFAAGIGVDLMFFAVAEPVTQYYTPPVGPGETREAAEQAVVWALFHYGITGWAMYALMGLAFGYYAYRLNMPLAIRSALYPLIGKRAQGPVGDAVDVAAMLGTVFGIAASLGIGVVQLNYGMKVMFGLEEGFASQCALVVLSVGVATVSAVSGVDRGIKMLSEFNVLLAVGLMVYVVITGRTAFLLDGLVMNIGDYVSSFPSMTMDTYAFSETPEQTQAWLGSWTLFFWAWWVAWAPFVGLFLARISRGRTLRQFVIGTLSIPFIFVLLWMSFFGNSALDLVRHGNDAFGKAAVSTPQQGFYDLLATYPGATFLTGLATMIGLLLYITSADSGALVMSNFTSRTNHSSQDGPVWSRIFWSVVVGVLTIVLLQIDGVVTVQSATVVMGLPFTVVMYLIMLSLVRSFRLEQTQAEARGISLHSAMSGRTEHSTAVGHPVAWRRRLSRASTWPNAAKTEKYMENVAIPAMEQVATELKNRGIEATLVSTDVSDSPIRTLDLTVNLDEEQNFRYQLYPLEYAVPSFTRDTGENDEVYYRIEVFDNTGSLGYDVYGYTVEQLIDNILDLYERHLEFLHMQRDLPGSSDMSGGAEPIRDWSETS from the coding sequence ATCGTAGGATCATTCCGCGCCGCACCTGCGCCTGATGAGGCACCAGAGACTGGGATCCCACGCCCCACAACCAACTGGCCAGTTTTTATCATTTCGGCTCTGGGCATTCTCAGCGTAACCATATGGGCCGCAGTGGCCGGTGACAGCGCTGAACGCACGCTTGTTGGCGTTACCACCTGGATCGCTACCAACCTTGGGTGGTTCTACATCTTAACCGCCACGATAATCGTGGTATTCGTGTTATTCATCGGACTATCGCAATCGGGGAAAATTCGGCTAGGGCCAGACCATTCACGGCCACAATTCCGACTTTTTTCCTGGGCGGCGATGCTATTCGCAGCCGGCATTGGCGTGGATTTGATGTTCTTTGCCGTGGCGGAACCAGTCACGCAGTACTACACACCACCGGTGGGTCCAGGGGAAACCCGCGAGGCAGCCGAGCAGGCAGTTGTGTGGGCACTGTTCCACTATGGCATCACCGGATGGGCAATGTATGCGCTGATGGGGTTGGCATTTGGGTATTACGCCTATCGCCTTAACATGCCACTTGCAATTCGTTCGGCACTGTATCCGCTCATTGGTAAACGCGCCCAAGGACCGGTGGGAGATGCCGTGGACGTGGCGGCGATGCTGGGCACCGTCTTCGGTATCGCGGCGTCGTTAGGCATTGGCGTGGTGCAGCTGAATTACGGCATGAAGGTGATGTTTGGCCTTGAAGAGGGGTTCGCGTCGCAGTGCGCACTTGTGGTGCTGTCGGTGGGCGTGGCCACTGTTTCCGCCGTGTCGGGCGTGGATCGCGGCATCAAAATGCTCAGCGAGTTTAACGTCCTCCTCGCCGTGGGACTCATGGTGTACGTGGTAATCACAGGACGGACCGCCTTCCTTCTAGACGGCCTGGTCATGAACATCGGCGATTATGTGTCCTCATTCCCCAGCATGACCATGGATACATATGCTTTCTCCGAAACTCCCGAGCAAACCCAAGCATGGCTGGGATCCTGGACGTTGTTCTTCTGGGCCTGGTGGGTGGCCTGGGCTCCTTTTGTGGGGTTGTTCCTTGCCCGCATTTCCCGCGGCCGCACCCTGCGACAGTTTGTGATCGGTACCCTCAGTATCCCCTTCATTTTCGTTCTGCTGTGGATGAGCTTCTTTGGAAACTCTGCCCTTGACCTTGTCCGTCATGGTAACGACGCCTTCGGAAAAGCTGCCGTATCCACACCACAACAGGGCTTTTACGATCTGCTAGCCACCTATCCCGGCGCAACCTTCCTGACGGGTCTTGCCACGATGATCGGTTTGCTGCTGTACATCACCTCAGCTGACTCCGGTGCGTTGGTGATGAGTAACTTCACCTCCCGGACGAATCACAGCAGCCAAGACGGCCCCGTATGGTCGCGCATTTTCTGGTCAGTGGTGGTGGGTGTGCTCACCATTGTGCTGCTGCAGATTGATGGCGTGGTCACAGTGCAGTCCGCAACAGTGGTGATGGGTTTGCCGTTTACCGTGGTCATGTATTTGATCATGCTGAGTTTGGTGCGTTCCTTCAGACTTGAGCAAACGCAGGCGGAGGCTCGCGGCATTTCACTGCATTCAGCGATGTCGGGTCGTACTGAGCATTCAACAGCGGTGGGGCATCCCGTTGCGTGGCGACGTCGCTTGAGCCGCGCCAGCACCTGGCCCAACGCCGCCAAGACCGAGAAATACATGGAAAATGTGGCGATTCCCGCAATGGAACAGGTGGCCACGGAACTGAAGAATCGCGGCATTGAGGCGACCTTGGTGTCCACGGACGTGTCCGATTCACCGATTCGTACACTTGACCTGACGGTGAACCTTGATGAGGAACAAAATTTCCGTTATCAGCTATACCCACTGGAGTACGCTGTCCCCTCGTTCACCAGAGACACCGGCGAGAATGACGAGGTATATTACCGCATTGAGGTATTCGATAACACAGGTTCGCTGGGGTATGACGTCTACGGGTACACGGTTGAGCAGCTCATTGACAATATCCTCGACCTGTACGAACGACACCTTGAGTTCCTGCACATGCAGCGCGACCTACCGGGAAGTTCCGATATGTCTGGTGGCGCCGAGCCAATCCGCGACTGGTCCGAAACTTCATAG
- the betA gene encoding choline dehydrogenase produces the protein MGAHHVDRSGEIVEDRRRDVVIVGGGSAGSVLARRLSDDPSTEVMVLEAGRMDSLWDLFIHMPAAFSFPIGNKLYDWEYESEPEPEMNGRRIYHARGKVLGGSSSINGMIFQRGNPMDYEKWGKLPGMSNWDFKHVLPYFNKMETALGSEPNDPRRGHNGPLVLTRGPATSPLFQAFFESVQQAGYNLTNDVNGYRQEGFAPFDRNIFKGKRLSAARAYLHPVLDRKNLDVRTRAFTTRILFDGETATGVEYEWKGAKRRVYADKVILCGGAINTPQLLQLSGVGDRDHLEKLGINVVKHLPGVGENLQDHLEVYVQYNVTKPVSSQPYYKMWIRPFIGLQWLLTKRGPVASSHFEAGGFARSNDDEAYPNLMFHFLPMAIRYDGTQPEGEHGFQFHVGPMYSDTLGHVRITSANPKDKPEIIFNYLATDQDRREWVEAVKVSRRLLDTPAMKEYTDGEISPGADVQTDEEILEWVRNDAETALHPSCTAKMGSADDEMAVVDPETMQVHGLKGLYVCDASIMPIITNGNIYAPVIMMAEKAADLIQGKRPLDPIDVPFYQVNKGMPLYAEGEEIRDHKQKIKGADH, from the coding sequence ATGGGTGCCCACCATGTAGATCGGTCGGGTGAGATTGTTGAAGACCGTCGGCGTGACGTGGTCATCGTGGGTGGCGGCTCCGCTGGTTCAGTGCTGGCGCGGCGACTCAGCGACGATCCGTCAACCGAAGTAATGGTCTTGGAGGCGGGGCGCATGGATTCTCTGTGGGACCTATTCATCCACATGCCCGCCGCGTTCTCCTTCCCGATTGGAAACAAACTTTACGATTGGGAATACGAGTCCGAGCCGGAGCCAGAGATGAATGGCCGCCGCATCTACCACGCACGCGGCAAGGTTCTTGGTGGTTCCAGCTCCATCAATGGCATGATTTTCCAGCGCGGAAACCCGATGGATTATGAAAAATGGGGCAAGCTCCCAGGGATGTCCAACTGGGACTTCAAGCATGTGTTGCCCTACTTCAACAAAATGGAGACGGCGTTGGGGTCGGAACCGAACGATCCACGCCGCGGGCACAACGGCCCCCTGGTGTTGACGCGTGGACCAGCAACAAGTCCGCTATTCCAGGCGTTTTTTGAATCGGTGCAGCAGGCCGGATACAACCTCACCAACGATGTTAACGGGTACCGGCAGGAAGGGTTTGCGCCCTTCGACCGCAATATTTTCAAAGGCAAGCGCTTGTCGGCAGCACGTGCCTACCTACACCCAGTGCTGGATCGTAAGAACCTTGATGTGCGTACCCGCGCCTTTACCACCCGGATCCTTTTTGATGGTGAAACCGCAACTGGGGTGGAATACGAGTGGAAAGGGGCGAAACGTCGGGTGTATGCCGACAAGGTCATCCTCTGCGGTGGGGCGATTAATACGCCGCAGCTGCTCCAGCTTTCTGGTGTAGGGGACAGGGACCATTTGGAGAAGCTGGGCATTAATGTGGTCAAGCACTTGCCTGGTGTGGGGGAGAACCTTCAGGATCACTTGGAGGTGTATGTGCAGTACAACGTGACCAAGCCGGTGTCGTCGCAGCCTTACTACAAGATGTGGATTCGCCCGTTTATCGGGCTGCAATGGCTGCTGACCAAGCGTGGTCCCGTGGCTTCGTCGCATTTCGAAGCGGGTGGTTTTGCCAGGTCAAACGATGATGAGGCATACCCGAACTTGATGTTCCACTTCCTGCCGATGGCGATCCGCTATGACGGTACACAGCCAGAGGGGGAGCACGGTTTCCAGTTCCATGTTGGGCCGATGTACTCCGATACGCTCGGGCATGTTCGGATCACCTCTGCGAATCCGAAGGACAAGCCGGAGATTATCTTTAACTATCTGGCTACTGATCAGGATCGTCGCGAATGGGTCGAGGCAGTGAAGGTGTCACGCCGCCTGCTGGACACACCAGCGATGAAGGAATACACCGATGGTGAGATTTCCCCTGGTGCTGATGTGCAAACCGATGAGGAAATCCTCGAATGGGTGCGTAACGACGCCGAGACGGCACTTCACCCCTCATGTACCGCCAAGATGGGGTCGGCCGATGACGAAATGGCCGTGGTGGATCCGGAAACGATGCAGGTCCACGGTCTGAAAGGGCTGTATGTGTGTGATGCGTCGATCATGCCGATCATCACGAACGGTAACATTTACGCGCCGGTCATCATGATGGCAGAGAAGGCTGCTGATCTGATTCAAGGAAAGCGGCCACTGGACCCGATTGATGTGCCATTCTACCAGGTAAACAAGGGCATGCCCTTGTATGCAGAAGGGGAGGAGATTCGGGACCACAAACAAAAAATCAAGGGCGCTGATCACTAG
- a CDS encoding PAS domain-containing protein, translating into MFFSTTDERGVIQESNNVFIRLSRYSRDQLAGAPHNIIRHPCMPGGAFYAMWNTLHAGKPFVAYVHNLAKDGSQYDVLATVTPLKAGGYLSVRMRACCTDIFNAASSIYEQVRELEDGYISQGCNRREAAEKGAGNIIEKLNGAGFPSYDEFQWTVLPAEVMRREAQVDGKPPRRDTATGELRIIHDAVHSVYDELNQWMGELERLGELSTQLKNAGEKINQELDTTGRLTAQIEVLNRESGARYEDILMPLRVWVQMRGIISAKIVNVVDGIAALDRTGAETRFGVALARLQTTMMANFVAELIDGEADEHSAASICMLAQAIRDGVEAMQGQTMEHRRQAEAVETAIKSVISLMEIPQQLITDWQAVSQRQLPSDLTELLRLVSGSIEGATIAIANLKELVTNIGQLSRGFDISTIIGKIDQVERETSVGNL; encoded by the coding sequence ATGTTTTTCTCGACCACCGATGAGCGCGGTGTTATCCAGGAATCGAATAACGTTTTTATTCGACTTTCGCGTTATAGCAGAGACCAACTCGCAGGTGCTCCCCACAATATAATTCGCCACCCTTGCATGCCCGGAGGAGCGTTTTATGCGATGTGGAATACGCTCCACGCAGGCAAGCCTTTTGTCGCTTACGTGCATAATCTGGCCAAGGATGGCAGCCAATATGATGTGTTGGCAACGGTTACTCCACTCAAGGCCGGAGGCTATTTGTCTGTTCGCATGCGTGCATGTTGCACCGATATTTTTAATGCTGCAAGCAGCATCTACGAGCAGGTTCGGGAGCTGGAGGATGGGTACATTTCGCAGGGATGTAATCGTCGAGAGGCTGCCGAAAAAGGTGCAGGCAACATCATTGAGAAGCTGAATGGCGCAGGTTTCCCCTCCTACGACGAGTTTCAGTGGACCGTTTTGCCTGCTGAGGTGATGCGTCGCGAGGCTCAGGTTGATGGAAAACCGCCTCGCCGTGACACAGCTACGGGTGAGCTACGCATCATTCATGATGCTGTGCACAGCGTCTACGATGAGTTGAATCAGTGGATGGGGGAGCTGGAACGGCTGGGGGAGTTGTCTACGCAACTCAAAAATGCAGGTGAAAAGATCAACCAGGAGCTGGACACCACGGGTCGGCTAACAGCTCAGATTGAAGTGCTTAACCGTGAGTCGGGTGCCCGTTACGAAGACATTCTGATGCCGTTGCGTGTGTGGGTTCAGATGCGTGGCATTATCTCGGCGAAAATCGTCAATGTGGTGGATGGTATTGCTGCCCTGGATAGAACGGGTGCGGAAACGCGTTTTGGGGTAGCTCTGGCTCGTCTGCAAACCACCATGATGGCGAATTTTGTCGCGGAGCTGATTGATGGTGAGGCGGACGAACATTCTGCGGCGTCGATATGCATGCTTGCCCAGGCTATTCGTGACGGGGTGGAGGCGATGCAAGGACAGACGATGGAGCATCGGCGGCAGGCGGAGGCGGTAGAAACCGCTATTAAAAGTGTGATTTCTCTCATGGAGATTCCGCAGCAGCTGATTACCGACTGGCAGGCGGTATCACAGCGGCAGCTTCCCAGCGATTTGACGGAATTGCTGAGACTGGTGTCCGGGTCGATTGAAGGTGCCACTATAGCCATTGCGAACCTTAAAGAACTGGTGACAAACATTGGCCAACTAAGTCGCGGGTTTGATATTTCCACAATTATCGGAAAAATTGATCAAGTAGAGCGAGAGACTTCGGTGGGGAATTTGTAA
- the rpsL gene encoding 30S ribosomal protein S12 encodes MPTIQQLVRKGRQDKTAKVKTAALKGSPQRRGVCTRVYTTTPKKPNSALRKVARVRLTSGVEVSAYIPGEGHNLQEHSMVLVRGGRVKDLPGVRYKIVRGTLDTQGVKDRKQARSRYGAKKEK; translated from the coding sequence ATGCCCACAATTCAGCAGCTGGTCCGCAAGGGCCGCCAGGACAAGACTGCCAAGGTGAAGACCGCGGCTCTGAAGGGTTCCCCTCAGCGCCGTGGTGTGTGCACCCGCGTGTACACCACCACTCCGAAGAAGCCGAACTCTGCTCTGCGTAAGGTTGCCCGTGTGCGCCTGACCTCCGGCGTTGAGGTTTCCGCTTACATCCCCGGTGAGGGCCACAACCTCCAGGAGCACTCCATGGTGCTTGTCCGTGGTGGTCGTGTGAAGGACCTTCCTGGTGTTCGTTACAAGATTGTCCGCGGCACCCTTGATACCCAGGGTGTGAAGGATCGTAAGCAGGCCCGTTCCCGCTACGGCGCTAAGAAGGAGAAGTAA
- the rpsG gene encoding 30S ribosomal protein S7, whose amino-acid sequence MRKGAAPKRPVVKDPVYGSETVSQLVNKVLLDGKKSVAERIVYNALEICREKTGTDPVLTLEKALGNVKPDLEVRSRRVGGATYQVPVEVRPGRANTLALRWLVTFTRQRRENTMTERLAHEILDAANGLGASVKRREDTHKMAEANRAFAHYRW is encoded by the coding sequence ATGCGTAAGGGAGCAGCGCCGAAGCGCCCCGTCGTCAAGGATCCGGTTTACGGTTCCGAAACTGTGTCCCAGCTGGTTAACAAGGTTCTGCTGGACGGTAAGAAGTCTGTTGCAGAGCGCATTGTGTACAACGCGCTGGAGATCTGCCGCGAGAAGACCGGCACCGATCCGGTTCTGACCCTGGAGAAGGCTCTTGGCAATGTCAAGCCTGATCTTGAGGTTCGTTCCCGTCGTGTTGGTGGCGCAACCTACCAGGTTCCGGTCGAGGTTCGTCCGGGTCGCGCTAACACTCTCGCGCTTCGTTGGCTGGTGACCTTCACCCGTCAGCGTCGTGAGAACACCATGACCGAGCGTCTTGCCCATGAGATTCTGGACGCCGCTAATGGTTTGGGTGCTTCTGTGAAGCGCCGCGAGGACACTCACAAGATGGCTGAGGCCAACCGCGCCTTCGCTCACTACCGCTGGTAG
- the fusA gene encoding elongation factor G has protein sequence MAQEVLKDLNKVRNIGIMAHIDAGKTTTTERILYYTGINRKVGETHEGASTTDWMEQEKERGITITSAAVTCFWEGNQINIIDTPGHVDFTVEVERSLRVLDGAVAVFDGKEGVEPQSEQVWRQAAKYDVPRICFVNKMDKLGADFYFTVQTIIDRLGAKPLVLQLPIGAEDDFDGVVDLVEMKAITWRGKVEVGAEPTIEEIPADLMERAEQYREQLLDTVAETDEELMEKYFGGEELTIDEIKGAIRKLTINSEVYPVLCGTAYRNKGVQPLLDAVVDYLPTPLNIGEVEGHKVGDESTVMTRKPSIDEPFSALAFKIAVHPFFGKLTFVRVYSGIVEPGAQVANSTKGKRERIGKLFQMHANKENPVDEARAGNIYAFIGLKDTTTGDTLCDLNDQIILESMDFPDPVIEVAIEPKTKSDQEKLSTAIQKLAEEDPTFTVKLDEETGQTVIGGMGELHLDVLVDRMKREFKVEANVGAPQVAYRETIRKPVEKLEYTHKKQTGGSGQFARVIIGIEPYAPSADELEEGESATYKFDNIVTGGRVPKEYIPSVDAGIQDAMQYGFLAGFPLVNIKATLIDGAYHEVDSSEMAFKVAGSQALKEAVAKAKPVLLEPVMAVEVTTPEEYMGEVIGDINSRRGHVQAMEDRAGAKLVKAKVPLSQMFGYVGDLRSKTQGRANYSMIFDSYAEVPTNVATEIIAERTGN, from the coding sequence GTGGCACAAGAAGTGCTTAAGGACCTGAACAAGGTTCGCAACATCGGCATCATGGCCCACATTGACGCCGGTAAAACCACGACCACCGAGCGTATCCTCTACTACACCGGCATCAACCGCAAGGTCGGTGAAACCCACGAAGGTGCTTCAACCACCGACTGGATGGAGCAGGAGAAAGAGCGCGGCATCACCATTACCTCCGCTGCTGTGACCTGTTTCTGGGAGGGTAACCAGATCAACATCATCGACACCCCCGGTCACGTGGACTTCACCGTTGAGGTGGAGCGTTCCCTACGTGTCCTGGACGGTGCTGTTGCAGTGTTCGACGGCAAAGAAGGCGTGGAGCCCCAGTCCGAGCAGGTGTGGCGTCAGGCTGCTAAGTACGACGTCCCGCGTATCTGCTTCGTGAACAAGATGGACAAGCTGGGCGCTGACTTCTACTTCACCGTTCAGACCATCATCGACCGCCTCGGCGCAAAGCCGTTGGTTCTGCAGCTGCCTATCGGTGCTGAAGACGACTTCGACGGCGTTGTTGACCTGGTGGAAATGAAGGCCATCACCTGGCGTGGAAAGGTCGAGGTTGGTGCTGAGCCCACCATCGAAGAGATCCCCGCTGACCTGATGGAACGCGCTGAACAGTACCGCGAACAGCTGCTCGACACTGTTGCTGAAACCGACGAAGAACTGATGGAAAAGTACTTCGGTGGCGAAGAACTTACCATTGATGAGATCAAGGGTGCCATCCGCAAGCTCACCATCAACTCTGAGGTGTACCCGGTGCTGTGTGGCACCGCATACCGCAACAAGGGCGTACAGCCGCTTCTCGACGCCGTGGTGGACTACCTGCCCACCCCGTTGAACATCGGCGAAGTTGAGGGCCACAAGGTGGGCGATGAGTCCACCGTGATGACCCGCAAGCCGTCCATTGACGAGCCGTTCTCAGCTCTCGCTTTCAAGATTGCTGTGCACCCGTTCTTTGGCAAGCTGACCTTCGTGCGCGTGTACTCCGGCATTGTTGAGCCGGGTGCTCAGGTGGCTAACTCCACCAAGGGCAAGCGCGAGCGCATTGGCAAGCTCTTCCAGATGCACGCCAACAAGGAGAACCCGGTTGATGAGGCACGTGCAGGTAACATCTACGCGTTCATCGGCCTGAAAGACACCACCACTGGCGACACCCTGTGTGATCTCAATGACCAGATCATCCTGGAGTCCATGGACTTCCCGGATCCGGTGATTGAGGTGGCCATTGAGCCGAAGACCAAGTCCGACCAGGAGAAGCTGAGTACCGCTATTCAGAAGCTCGCTGAAGAGGACCCGACCTTCACCGTGAAGCTGGACGAAGAGACCGGCCAGACCGTCATCGGCGGTATGGGTGAGCTGCACCTCGACGTCCTGGTGGACCGCATGAAGCGCGAGTTTAAGGTCGAAGCTAACGTGGGTGCACCTCAGGTTGCCTACCGTGAGACCATCCGTAAGCCAGTTGAAAAGCTGGAATACACTCACAAGAAGCAGACTGGTGGTTCCGGTCAGTTCGCCCGCGTCATCATCGGTATTGAGCCTTACGCTCCGTCCGCTGACGAACTTGAGGAAGGCGAGTCCGCAACCTACAAGTTCGACAACATTGTCACCGGTGGCCGTGTTCCGAAGGAATACATCCCCTCCGTGGACGCTGGTATCCAGGACGCGATGCAGTATGGCTTCCTCGCCGGCTTCCCGCTGGTGAACATCAAGGCCACGCTTATCGACGGCGCGTACCACGAGGTTGACTCCTCCGAAATGGCGTTCAAGGTGGCTGGCTCTCAGGCACTGAAGGAAGCTGTTGCCAAGGCAAAGCCTGTTCTTCTTGAGCCCGTGATGGCCGTTGAGGTCACCACCCCCGAGGAGTACATGGGTGAGGTTATTGGTGACATCAACTCCCGCCGCGGCCACGTGCAGGCCATGGAAGACCGCGCTGGTGCCAAGCTGGTCAAGGCTAAGGTTCCGCTGTCCCAGATGTTCGGCTACGTTGGTGACCTGCGTTCCAAGACCCAGGGCCGCGCCAACTACTCCATGATCTTCGATTCCTACGCTGAGGTTCCCACCAACGTAGCAACCGAGATCATCGCTGAGCGCACCGGCAACTAA